From the Chryseobacterium fluminis genome, the window TGGGGTCTGCTCAAAAATCGGAAGCATCACTTCATTTAATTTTGAAGTTTTAATTTTCTTCTTACGGTCTTCGTATACCGTCATGGCCATATCCACGGCTTTCAGAATTCTCTGCTTGGTCAATGCTGAAACAAAAAGAATAGGAATATCACTGAACTGACCGATCTTATCCCGGATGGATTTTTCAAAATCCCTGATGGTATTGGTTTGTTTATCTTCAATAAGGTCCCATTTGTTTACCACGATCACGATGCCTTTTCTGTTTTTCTGTGCCAGACCGAAAATGTTCATGTCCTGGGATTCCCAGCCAAGAGTAGCATCTACCATAATAATCACGACATCAGAATACTCGATCGAACGGATAGACCGCATTACAGAATAGAATTCCAAATCTTCATTGACTTTAGATTTTCTTCTCATTCCCGCCGTGTCTACCAGCACAAACTCATGACCGAATTTATTATAAAGCGTCTGAATGCTGTCTCTGGTTGTTCCGGCAACATCTGTAACGATATTTCTGTCCGCATCCAGCAAAGCATTGGTTAAGGTAGATTTTCCTACATTCGGGCGACCGGCAATGGTAATTTTAGGAAGTCCTTCAAACGGATCTTTATACTCTGTCGTCGGGAAATCTTTTACAATATCATCCAAAATCTCACCTGTTCCGGAACCGGTAGCTGAGGACAGTGTGTAATATTTTTCAATTCCCAACTGGTAAAATTCTGTAGCAGCCAGTTCTTCTTTAGCAGAATCCACTTTATTAATGACAATATAGACCGGTTTTTTTGATCTCCTTAACATCTCGTGGATCTCATAATCGGTATCGGTAAGCCCTTCTTCTACATTTAACATAAAAATAATAGAAGTAGCCTCATCGATGGCCAGCTGAACCTGTTTTGAAATTTCTTCCTGGAAAACGTCATCATTATTAACTTCGTACCCTCCGGTATCGATCACCGTGAAGTCTACCCCATTCCAGTCAGATTTTCCGTAGTGACGGTCTCTGGTAACACCGGCAGTAGAATCTACGATAGCTTCTCTTCTTTCCAGTAAACGATTAAAAAGTGTGGATTTTCCTACGTTGGGACGTCCAACGATGGCGACAATATTCGACATAAAAATGTTTAATAATCCTTTGCCTAGGCTCAGGACAGGTTATTAATGGGTTTCTCCAACTTTTGGAGCCCAATTTTTTGCAAAGATAAGGTTTTTATTTTATTTTGCTCCCGCTACAGGGTTTAAAGTGAATTTGTTCTAAAAATAATTCTTTGAATATCAACAAATAAAGCCGCCATCAATGATTTTTTGTGAAATATTTTTCTGTTTTTAAAATAAATTATATAAATTTGCCGCACCAAAAAATAAAGACCTATAGTGTAACGGTAGCACTCCGGTTTTTGGTACCGTCAGTCGGGGTTCGAATCCCTGTGGGTCTACATTCAAGGAGAAATGATCATTTTGATCGTTTCTCTTTTTTTTACACCATCTAACTCATTATTAATCTGAAAGATATGGTGTACTATTGAGTTCATCCGGGCGGTTCGATAATGTTTTCCGTCAAATTCCAATTTTTCAGGAAATATCGAACCAATTATTGCACGCTTTATCTCAATTTCCCCTTCTTGATAGTGTTTTCCGATATTTTGAAGTGTCTCTAAGGCTTGTTCGAGCAGTTTATCTATATTGCTAATTTGAGGAACTGAACTTTTATTTAGTTCTTCTTCCAACTTTAAAATCCGGTCTTTGCATTCTCTTTTAATCTCGAGATATTCATCATCATCAATTATCTCACTAAGAAACTTGTTTCGAGCAAAAGAAAGTTTGTTATTTAAAGTATCAATTTCGTCAGATATTTTCTTTTTCTCTTTTAATGGATCGCTGATGAAGTTCTGATAATTTTCAGTTAAAAGCTTTTTAAGATATTTTTTAACTGGTGCATTCATTTCTAATGTCATTAATCCATCTTCAAAAACTTTATTGACGATTTCTGCTCTTTCTCTGAATCCGCAAATAGAATTACAATGATAATAATAGTATCTATTATTTCGACCTCTCGAAGCACTAGCAGTAATTGTCTTACCACAGTTAGGGCACGTTAGAAACCCTCGAAGAGGAAAGTTTTCCTGAACAGTGATTTTTGTGTTTGGTCTTTGAGGTCGCTTCTTACCATCTAATATTTCTTGTACCTTGTCAAACAGTTCCTCACTGATCAAAGCTTCATGTTGACCTTTTACAAAACAGGCTTCCTCATCTTTATGCTTTGGAACAAACACTTTACCGCAGTAAATTGGATTACGAATTGCTATATGAAAAGATGTCCTGCTCACACTTTTTCTCAAAGACTCATTTATTTTAGTTCTTATAGAATTGCTTGCATAAATTCCTTTTGACAACTCAGTAAATGCCCACTTCATTTTTGTTGCTTCCGGTTCTTTGATCGCAATGTACTTTTTTCCATTCTCTGTAACCTTATTTGCATATCCAAATGGAGCTTTGCCCATAACACGACCTTCTTTAACAGCTCTTCTCATCCCATAAAAAACATTGAGTGCTCTTCTGTCATTTTCAACCTCAGGCGCAGCCAGATATATCGCCAACATCATTTTGTTTTCCGGGATGGAAAGATCAAGCGGTTGTTCAACGGCTTGTAATTCTACACCCAATTTTGAGAGCGTGCTTATCATCTGATAGGCATCGCCTGCGTTTCTACTAAAACGATCCCATTTCGTAAACAAAATCACATTGGTTTTAGAACTTCTCTTCTTAAGTTCATTCAAAAGCTTCTTCCATTCAGGACGGTTAAAAGATTTTGCAGAATGGTCTTCATAAATAACTTTACCAACAGTAAAATTATTCTGTGAACAGAAACGTCTTAAACGTTCTTCCTGGTCTCTTTGGGAATATCCTTTATCCGCTTGCTCATCTGTCGATACGCGTGTACGTCTTCAAACCAACTTAGACATTTTAGTTTAAATCCTTAAGGAGGATTTTCGATTTATAAACTTACTAATTTTTGTTGGTTATATATTTGTCTTCTTTTTCGGATGGATTCCGCTTTTGTTTGCTTTCTTTTTTCCAAAATCTGTTCTGATCTTCCGAAGTACACATCTGCTGGAGTGAGGTTATTTATCGACTCGTGATAGCGCTTGTTATTGTAGTTTTCTACAAACTTCTCCAGTGCCTGGATGAGTTCCTCGGGATGATAAAAATGATTTAGTTTCACTACATTTTTCATCGTTCTGTGATAACGTTCAATCTTGCCCTGGGTCTGCGGATGCATTGGTTTTCCGTGAACCTGTTTCATCCTTAAATCGTCTTTCAGATAGCTTTTCAACTCATTGGAGACGTAGCAGGAACCGTTGTCCGAGAGCAGTTTCGGTTTGGCTTTGGTCTTTAATTTTGCTTTTTTAATGGCTGTGTCCACCGTTCGTTTCACATCTTCGGCTTTCATTGAGTCGCATAGCTCCCAGTGAATGATGTAGCGGCTGTAATCGTCCAAGATCGTGCTCAGATAGTACCATCCCCAGCCTATGATCTTGAAATAAGTAAAATCTGTCTGCCACATTTGATGCACAAATTCCGTTTTGTCTTTGAACTCATTTGCTGCCGAAAGAAGAAAATGATTCGGTGCCGGGATTAAGTCTCTTTGCTTCAAAATCCGGTAAACACTAGATTCTGAAATAAAAACACTTTGCTCATCGGTAATTTTGTAGGCCAGTTCCCTTGCAGATAATTCGGTGTGTTCCAAAGCGATCTCTACTACCAGATCTTTCTGTCTTTCAGGAATGCTGTTCCATTGCCTATGGTTTGTTCTTTTCGTAGTTTCCAAGCCATCATAGCCGTTTTCCAAGTAGCTTTGATACCATTTGTAAAAGCTGCTTCTAGCAATTCCAAAACTTTCCAAGGTTCGTTTCACGCCGAGTTCACTTGTGGTTACCGTTTGAATGATCTCGTATTTCTCAGCTGCCGATAATCTCATATATTTCCTGTATTTATCGATTAATCCAGCCTGTCTAAACTTTTTTTTACAATGTCATA encodes:
- the der gene encoding ribosome biogenesis GTPase Der, with product MSNIVAIVGRPNVGKSTLFNRLLERREAIVDSTAGVTRDRHYGKSDWNGVDFTVIDTGGYEVNNDDVFQEEISKQVQLAIDEATSIIFMLNVEEGLTDTDYEIHEMLRRSKKPVYIVINKVDSAKEELAATEFYQLGIEKYYTLSSATGSGTGEILDDIVKDFPTTEYKDPFEGLPKITIAGRPNVGKSTLTNALLDADRNIVTDVAGTTRDSIQTLYNKFGHEFVLVDTAGMRRKSKVNEDLEFYSVMRSIRSIEYSDVVIIMVDATLGWESQDMNIFGLAQKNRKGIVIVVNKWDLIEDKQTNTIRDFEKSIRDKIGQFSDIPILFVSALTKQRILKAVDMAMTVYEDRKKKIKTSKLNEVMLPIFEQTPPPANKGKFIKIKYCVQLPTPSPQFVFFCNLPQYVKEPYKRFTENQLRKEFGFTGVPIEVYFRQK
- a CDS encoding recombinase family protein, which encodes MRRAVKEGRVMGKAPFGYANKVTENGKKYIAIKEPEATKMKWAFTELSKGIYASNSIRTKINESLRKSVSRTSFHIAIRNPIYCGKVFVPKHKDEEACFVKGQHEALISEELFDKVQEILDGKKRPQRPNTKITVQENFPLRGFLTCPNCGKTITASASRGRNNRYYYYHCNSICGFRERAEIVNKVFEDGLMTLEMNAPVKKYLKKLLTENYQNFISDPLKEKKKISDEIDTLNNKLSFARNKFLSEIIDDDEYLEIKRECKDRILKLEEELNKSSVPQISNIDKLLEQALETLQNIGKHYQEGEIEIKRAIIGSIFPEKLEFDGKHYRTARMNSIVHHIFQINNELDGVKKRETIKMIISP
- a CDS encoding IS3 family transposase (programmed frameshift), which encodes MATPKKKPTEKFVKDIRQNTRRIFTAEQKILIVMEGLRAETSVAELCRNHNIAQSQFYAWNKEFMEAGKKRLNGDVAREATSDEVSDLKKENARLKEIVADLVVRYDIVKKSRQAGLIDKYRKYMRLSAAEKYEIIQTVTTSELGVKRTLESFGIARSSFYKWYQSYLENGYDGLETTKRTNHRQWNSIPERQKDLVVEIALEHTELSARELAYKITDEQSVFISESSVYRILKQRDLIPAPNHFLLSAANEFKDKTEFVHQMWQTDFTYFKIIGWGWYYLSTILDDYSRYIIHWELCDSMKAEDVKRTVDTAIKKAKLKTKAKPKLLSDNGSCYVSNELKSYLKDDLRMKQVHGKPMHPQTQGKIERYHRTMKNVVKLNHFYHPEELIQALEKFVENYNNKRYHESINNLTPADVYFGRSEQILEKRKQTKAESIRKRRQIYNQQKLVSL